The genomic stretch ATCTTTTGTGTTTTTGCTTCCTGGGATGCAATGCTAACTCGGTCGAGTGGCGTGAAGGTTGTAATGCATTGTAAGGTTTTGTTTCAATTAAGTGAAAGTTTACAGTTTACAGCTTTTGACTTTTTTGCTATGCAAGTTAATGTAGATGTACACATGGAATTAGTACACATGCGCAGAATGTGTGAGGGTAGCTGGATGTTTTTACACAAATTATGTTTTATACTTCAATTGATTTTCCTGTTTGACTTATAAGAACCATGCATTTGTATGTTTGTCAGCTAAGTGTTGAGTGGATTAGAGACCGGGACAAAGGTGAAATTTGTGAACAAGGGGTGAGGGAGCAGATAATCGTGAGCCAATCAATGGAGTCTGGAGAGTATGATGAAGGCATGGTGGTTGAATTCTCTGCAAATGGGAATTCCATGAAAGCAACAGAGGTTCAGGCCAAGCTTGATGAAGGAAATATTCAGGAGGCAGAATCTTCATTACGAGATGGGCTATCACTCAATTTCGAGGTTAGTTTATGCCATCATCGATAGGTGTCAAAAAGAAACCATCTTTTACAtaattgtttctctttctgtacGACTATTAGCACCAATCAGAGTAGTGCTTTGATGATTGATTATGACTTATCCAAGATGAAAAAAACACTCATTTCTGATAATCTACAGGAAGCAAGAGCCCTTCTTGGAAAGCTGGAGTATCAAAGAGGTAACCTAGAAGGTGCACTTCGTGTGTTTGATGGCATTGATCTTCAAGCTGCCATAGAGCGATTGCAACCTAATCTTGCTGAGAAAACACCTTCTAAGAAGGGCCGATCTCGTTCTGACTCACAGCATACAGTCCCACAGCATGCTGCTACTCTCGTTCTTGATGCCATATACTTAAAAGCCAAGTCTCTACAAAAGCTTGGGAGATTAAAAGGTTTGGTATTGTTCCAGTAATTTATGGGACAGTTTTCCATTATCTTTTACCTTGTAAGTTTGAATTAAAGTAAACTGGAATCTTGTTTTATGTGTTTGCAGAAGCTGCTAATGAATGCAACAATGTTCTTGATGCCGTGGAAAAAATATTCCATCAGGGCATACCTGATGCACAAGTAGATGGCAGATTACAAGAGACAGTCAGCCAATCTGTGGAGCTTCTTCCCGAGCTTTGGAAGCAAGCTGGCTACCCTCAAGAAGCAATATCTGCTTATAGACGTGCCCTACTTAGTCAATGGAACCTTGACAACGACCGCTGTGCAAGAATTCAGAAAGGGCTTGCTGTGTTTTTGCTGTACAGTGGAGTAGAGGCTGGTCCACCCAGTTTAGGTGCTCAGGTTGAAGGTTCATATGTCCCTAAAAATAATCTGGAGGAGGCTATTCTGCTTTTGATGATCCTTTTGAGAAAATTATCCCTAGGTAAAACGAAATGGGATTCATCATTAATGGAACATCTAATGTTTGCTTTATCTTTATGCAACCAAACTTTTGTTTTAGCCGAGCAACTTGAAGAAATCATGCCTGGAGTATATCACCGTGTTGATCGTTGGAATTCTTTAGCCCTTTGTTATTGTGGAGCAGGACAGAACCAAGAGGCTTTGAACCTATTAAGGAAGTCTTTGCACAAACATGAACGACCAGAGGAACTCATGGCATTGTTATTGGCCGCCAAAATCTGCAGTGAGGATT from Pyrus communis chromosome 7, drPyrComm1.1, whole genome shotgun sequence encodes the following:
- the LOC137741083 gene encoding protein NPG1-like, with the translated sequence MESGEYDEGMVVEFSANGNSMKATEVQAKLDEGNIQEAESSLRDGLSLNFEEARALLGKLEYQRGNLEGALRVFDGIDLQAAIERLQPNLAEKTPSKKGRSRSDSQHTVPQHAATLVLDAIYLKAKSLQKLGRLKEAANECNNVLDAVEKIFHQGIPDAQVDGRLQETVSQSVELLPELWKQAGYPQEAISAYRRALLSQWNLDNDRCARIQKGLAVFLLYSGVEAGPPSLGAQVEGSYVPKNNLEEAILLLMILLRKLSLGKTKWDSSLMEHLMFALSLCNQTFVLAEQLEEIMPGVYHRVDRWNSLALCYCGAGQNQEALNLLRKSLHKHERPEELMALLLAAKICSEDSHVAAEGVGYAQRAISNAQGLDEYLKGVGLRLLGLCLVKQAKVSSSDFERSRLQSEALKSLNEAINLEPNNSDLAFELGVHYAEHRNLDTALRYAKKFIDQTGGCLIKGWRLLALVLSAQQRFSEAHVVTDAALDETAKWEQGPLLRLKAKLKISQSLPMDAIETYRNLLALVQAQRKSLGPLRISLQVENDKVNEFEVWHGLSDLYSSLSYWKDAEICLSKARELKQHSAETLHAEGVIFEGQGQIQEALATYIDCLLLEPCYVPCKILIAALLSKMGSTALPVARSLLSDALRIDPSNRKAWYYLGIIHRDDGRIGDAIDCFQAASMLEESDPIESFGSVH